TTTTAATTATTATTGACTCCAGAGAAAATATATTGGTTGTTTCTGAAGACGCTGTGCAGAAAGATGGAGACAGGGCTATGGTGGAAATTATGGAGAATGGCAAAATAAAAGAGAAGGAAATTCAAATCGGACTTGAAGGCGACAATGACCTAATTGAAGTCATTGAAGGATTGAGAGAGGGAGAACAAGTGATTATTCAATAGAAATATGGAGAAATCAATCATCCGCCTTCAAGATGTTTGGAAGGTTTATCAGTTAGGAAATGTTGAGGTCACAGCGCTTCATGGCGTTAATTTTCAAGTAGAATCAGGTTGTTTTGTTACTATTATGGGCCCAAGTGGCTCTGGCAAATCAACGCTTTTGAATATGATTGGCTGTCTTGATACTCCGAGCAAGGGAAAAATTTTTCTTGACGAGGAAGACACAAGTATTTTCTCCGAAAGCAAATTATCTCAAATAAGAGGCAAAAAAATTGGCTTTATTTTTCAGCAGTTTAATCTTTTGCACAATTTAACTGCCTTGGAAAATGTTATGCTTCCAATGGTTTTTCAGAGCATTCCGCAGGAAAAAAGAAAAAATAGGGCAGAGCATTTATTGGATTTAGTGGGGCTAAAAAGCAGGATGAGTCATTTGCCAGCAGAACTATCTGGCGGCGAGAGACAGAGAGTAGCTATTGCCAGAGCATTTTCTAATGAGCCGGAATTAGTTATTGCTGATGAGCCAACTGGTAATCTTGATTCTCATTCAGGAAAAAAAGTAATGGAGATGCTTACTAAATTTCATCAAGAAGAAAAAGGAACTTTGGTGGTTGTAACCCATGACCCGATGATAGCGGAATATAGCGAACAGATTATAAATATTAAAGATGGTCAGATTATTAAAAATCATTCACAGGCGGAAGATGTTTTATGGCAGAAATAAAAGAATATTTTATAATAGCGATAAGAAATATCAAAACAAGGCGATTGAGGAGTTGGCTCACTATTTTAGGTATTGTGGTGGGAATTTTCTTGGTGATTACCTTGATATCATTGAGTAGTGGGCTTCAGAATTCCATTATGAAACAGTTGAACGCTCTTGGCGGGGAGATAATAATGGTTATGCCTGGTTCTTTAGAAAATTTAATGATGACTATGGCTGGTGGCCAGAAGTTAAGCAAAGAAGATATTCAAGCAGTCAAAGATATAAGAAATGTAGATGTTGCATTGCAAACAGACCAGAAGTCGCAATTTGTAAGATTTAATAATATTCAAAAATCTGTTTATCTCATAGGTCTGCCATTTGATGAGGGAAAGGATTTTTTCACTAATTTCCAAGGATGGGATTTAAGAGAGGGGGATTGGCCAACGCCTGGAAAAAGAGAGTTAATTGCTGGCAGTATTGTGGCTGGCGAAGATTTTTTTGGAGAAGAATTGCATGCAGGCGACACTCTTGTTGTTAATGGTAGAAAATTTAAAGTCAAAGGAATCTTGCATTCAGTTGGCAGCAGAGAAGATGATACTGCTATTTATGTTGATTGGCCTATTTATCAGGAAGTTACAGGAGATAGAACAGGCGATGCCTTTGCTATTATGGTAAAACCCAAAGAAGGTATTTTGCCGGATGATTTAGCAGAGGAAATAGAAGAAGTTTTAGACGAGGTGAGAAAGAGAAAAAGGGGAGAAGATGTTTCTGATTTTTCTGTAATGACCTCTGAAAAAATGGGTTCTATAGTTGGCGGTGTTATGGGCGCTATTCAGGCAGCTGTTTTTCTTTTTGCTGCTATTTCTATTTTCGTTGGAGGATTAAGCATTACCAATGCTATGTACACTGCAGTGAGAGAGCGAACAAGAGAAATAGGAGTAATGAAAGCCATAGGCGCCACCAATAAAGCAATTATAACTATATTTTTGATAGAATCAGGGATTATTGGTTTGGTTGGCGGAGCTGGTGGAGTAATTTTTGGCCTGACTGTTGCCAAGATTGTAGAATATTATGCCAAAGGGGATTCTGCCTTTGGATTAGAAGCATATATCTCTCCTCAATTAATCATTTTTGGATTGTTGTTTTCGTTTTTCGTTGGATGCATGGCTGGTTATTTCCCAGCGAGACGGGCAGCTAAACTTAAGCCCACAGAAGCGCTGAGGAGTTATGAGTAGCCGCTCACCTTATCTCAAATTTACTTTTACAAAATGTCTCTTATAAACGATTTAATTAAACAGGGATGGTTAAAAACTCCGGAGATTATAAAAGCGTTTCAAGCAATTAATCGCAAGGATTTTTTAGGCGATGACTACAAAGAGATGGCAGAGGTAAATGAGGCGTTGCCAATAGGTCTTGGTCAGACAATTTCACAACCATTAGTAGTGGCATTTATGCTGGAAAAATTAGAACCCAAGTCAGGGCATAAAATCCTTGATATTGGCTCTGGGTCTGGTTGGACAAGCGCTCTTCTTGCCCATATAGTCGGTGATAAAGGCAAGGTGATTGGAATTGAAATTATTCCAGAATTAAAAGAATTCGGAGAAAGAAATGCCAGGAAGTATGGATTTATTGAACAGGATAAGTTAGAATTTATCATAGGAGATGGAAGAAAGGGCTATCCGCAAGAAGCTCCCTTTGATAGGATTCTTTGTTCAGCTTCTGCGGAGAGTGTGCCATCTGCTTGGGGAGAACAGGTTGAAATCAACAGTAAAATAGTTATGCCGATAAATAATTCCATCTGCGTTTTCACCAAAAAAGCGAATGGGTCTTTTGAAAAACAAGAATATCAAGGATTTGTCTTTGTCCCGTTGGTGAAAAAATGATTTTAAGAAAAAATAAATGAAAAAAGCCATCTTAATTTTTATAATATTCGCCCTGCTTATCTTTATTTTTGCGCGTATTCAGATTTATGTTCCTCTTTCCGCGGATAGCGCAGAGCGAATATTTAGAGCTGAAGCAGGCGACTCACTCGCCGAGATAGCCGTTAATCTGAAAAATCAGGACTTTATCAGGGGTGATGTTTTTTTCAGTATTTATGTTTATTTGCAGGGCAAAGAATCAGCGCTCAAAGCAGGGGACTATCTGATTTCCAGCTCTATGTCTATAAAAGAAATCGCTGACAAGATTATCAGCGGAGAAACAGAAGGGCTCAAGATTACTATTATTGAGGGTTGGAATATAATGGATATAGCCGAATATCTTGAAGACAAGGGGATTTGTCAGCCAGAAAGTTTTTTGCGAGTAGTTAATTCTTTAGATGGATTGGTCGAAGAATTTGATTTTTTGAGCGATAAACCGGAAAGAAATAACTTAGAAGGATATCTTTTCCCAGATACTTATTGGGTTAAGCCGATAGCTAATCCAGAGGAGATTGTAAGAATATTATTGACTAACTTTGGGAAGAAGATTACTACGGAGATGAGGACAGAGATTCAATCACAAGGCAAAACGATATTTGAAATAATTATAATGGCTTCAATAATAGAAAAAGAGGTGGCTATTGAACAAGACCGTGAAATTGTATCAGGAATTTTTTGGAAACGATTGAAGAATCATTATCCTTTGCAGTCATGTTCCACTGTTGCTTATGCCTTAGGTATTGATAAATGGCGTTATTCTGTGGAGGATACGCAAATAGAGTCGCCATATAATACTTATAAATATGCTGGTTTGCCAGCTGGACCTATTTCCAATCCAGGTCTTTCAGCCATCAAGGCAGCGATTTATCCAAAAGAAAGCAATTATAACTATTTTATGTCAAAACCAGATGGAGAAACTATTTTTAGTAGAACCTTACAGGAACACAATCTTGCCATCCAAAAATATCTGAAATAAACGACGGAATTACCCACCTGACAGAATTACGAGGCCGGGCCTCGTAATTTTCACAAAACCCCGAAACCCACGCCAGATATAGGGAATCTCACAACCCGCCCTGGGCGGGTAATTTTTTAGGGAAAGTTATCCACAGGGGAATTGAAGGCAAAATATTTAAAATATGGGGAAAATAGCTATTATAATTTCTTTTAGGAATTTTAGGGATGAGGAGTATTTTATTCCCAAAGATATTTTTCTTGGCGCTGGTTTTGAAGTTATTACAGTCAGCTCGCAAAAAGGAACAGCTATTGGCGGAAGCGGGGGAGAGGCAGAGATTGATATTACATTTGACGAGATTGATATATCACAGCTTGATGCTGTGGTTTTTGTTGGCGGACCTGGCGCTTATAAATACATTGACGACGAACAGGTCTTGGAAATTATCAGAAAGGCGAATCAACAAGGGAAATTATTGGCAGCAATTTGTATTGCGCCTGCAATTTTCGCGCACGCAGGGGTTTTAAGAGGAAAAAGGGCAACAGTTTGGTCAAGTATAATGGATAAGAAACCAATTAAGGTTTTGCAGGAAAACGGGGCAGAGTATCTAGACAAATCAGTGGTTTGCGATGGAAACATTATAACAGCCAATGGCCCATATTCTGCTGAAGAATTTGGCAAAAGTATAGTTCAACACTTGACTAACAATCCTAAATCTGTTATCATTTAAGAAGCAAAATTTATTAGAACAGGGGGTGATGTTCGAGAAAAATCCTATAATGAGTAGGAAATCGAAAGGTTTTGTAAGAAATATTTAACAACACCGTTCGGATAGCCTGCCTTAAACGCTACAAAGAGACTCGCGGACCCAGCAGCATTCTCGAGCTACTGGGTCTTGTTTTTTGAAAAAGTCGCAACGAGACCCGGTCTCGTTGCTAACAAGAAGTAAAGTGGAGATAGCACACGGAGATCCGCATGGTTACTACCATGATGCTCCCCGTGTCCATTGATTTTAAATAGTCCTTGACAGGATTTTTAAAATAGATATACTGGACAATACAATAGAAATCCTCCCAAATTTTGCTTCGCGAAACTTGAGAGGATGAACCGTAGACAATGGGTCGCGCCTTGGCAATCAAGACGGATAAATCCCATCGAGGTAATAATAGTTAATGATAATTTATCATTGAAGTTATTGGTCTGCGGTAATTCCGGAGACAATTTATTTTTTTAAAGATATGCCGTTAACAAAACAAAAGAAAAAACAAATAGTTGAGACAGTAAAAGAAAATCTTGAAAAACAGAAAGCAATGGTTTTTGTTAATTTTTCTGGTTTGAAATTTAGCGATTTGGTGAATCTAAGGAAGAAATTGAGGGAAGCAGGAGCAAAATTCATAGTAGTCAAAAAAACATTAGCCCAATTGGCTTTTAAAGAAAAGAATCTTGACTTTCCAAAAGAAAAATTAGGAAACGAAATAGCGTTGATATTCGGCTTTGAAGACGAGATAGCGCCGGTAAAAACCGCTTATCAGTTTTCGCAAGAGCAGAATATGTTAAAGCTTATTGGCGGATATATTTCTGATGGGACAAAAAGCGAATTTATGTCAGCAGAAGAAGTTATCGCATTGGCTCAGTTGCCATCCAAACAAGAGCTTTTTGCGAAATTAGTTGGAACGCTTTCTGCGCCGGTTTCAGGATTTGTAACTGTTCAACGACAACTTATAAAAGGTCTGATGTGCGTCCTTGAGGCGATTGCTGAAAAGCAATAATAGTTTTTCAATGGTCAATTATCAATCATAATTAATCAATAATTAAATAATTAATTCATAAAAATATGGCAGAAGACACAAAAGAGGATAAAAAAGAAGAAGTAGTAGTCCCGGAGAAGTTTGCTAAAATCGTCAAAGAGATTGAAGATATGAAGGTGGTTGATTTAGCAGAATTGGTGAAAGTTTTTGAAAAGAAATTTGGAGTAAGCGCAGCTGCGCCAGTAGTAATGGCAGCAGCGCCAGCAGCAGCTGGAGCAGGAGCTGAAGAAGAAAAATCAGAATATGATATAATTTTAAAGACAGTAGGGGATAAGAAAATTGATGTTATCAAAGCTGTCAGAGATGTTACTGCGCAAGGATTGAAAGAAGCAAAGGATATGGTAGACGCAGCAGCCACAGAGCCGCAGATGATTAAAGAAAAGGCAAAGAAAGAAGAGGCAGAAGAAATTAAGAAGAAATTTGAAGCAGCTGGAGCAACAATAGAGCTCAAGTAATTTATTGAAAGAGAAAAGCAAAAAGCCCTAACAAAGGGCTTTTTGCTTTTAAAACCACAAAAAATTACCTGAATATCCAAAAAGACAAAAGCAATATGACAATAAATGCGATAATCAGGGCTATTTTTTTAGCCAAAGGCGTTTTGATAATAGGCCACCACTGTCTTTTTATTCCTTTCTTGTTAATCGCCATCACAAACATCACGCCAGAATATTCTTTCATCTCGCTTTTATTATCCTTTAAAAGTTTAGCCAATGTGTTTGGCGTTACGCTTGGGAAATTGGAAATTGGCTCTGCTATGTGTATGTGAAAAAATTCAAACAATTCTTGAGTTAAGATAATAACCCTATCTTTATCTATGAGATTTCCAGAAGCAACATTGGAAAATATTTGAGTTGGTTTGTCTGGTGATTGTTTTTGGAATTCCAAGTTTTCGCCAATGTCGTGGTATTCTCCGCTTCTTAAAAGAAGCAATTTGACATTGCCTGACTTTGAGAAGTGGATATCAACGCCATTAACAGCAATTGCAGCAATGCTTAAATTTCCAAGCCACCTCACATTGCCTTGAAGCGACAATTCTTCAAGAAACTTGTTTCCTTTTTGAAGTCCTGACTTCAGGGCTTCTAATGGCGTCTTATGGACATCAGAAAAATACCCCTCTTTTATATTATGACTCAAGTCCTCAAGAATTTTTTTGTCTTTTGAAAGCGAGTCGGAAAATTCACCAATAATACATAAATCGCCTAATGGCTTTTCGTGTTCATTTTCCGGCTGGAAATAAAAACTTTTGAATATTAGGCCCTTTTTTGATTTTGGATTGATATGATAATCAAATACCTGCATAGTTTCATTGTAGTCCTTTACTGGCAAAAATTAAAGTAGTAAGATGAGAAAATGGGGCGCATGGCTCAGTTGGTTAGAGCGCTATCCTCACACGATAGAGGCCGATGGTTCGAGTCCATCTGCGCCCACAGCATTCACTGCGCTGTTAAAATCGCCTTAACCAAGGCGGTTTATTGTTTTTTTGTGGTCTTGGGAGTATTATCAGGTTAGCCCATTAATAACTAGAAATGCGCCAAGGAGGTGAATTATTATGGGCATATTTGATGGTAAGAAAACGGAAAGAGAAAGAGGCAAGACAGTTGCCCTGATCAGTGTGACCAAAGATGGCAAAGGGAAGGTTGTAAGAGGAAAGGACTTGGAACGCTTACTCGCTATAATAGAGCAGGCATTCGCGTTGGCTTCGTTGTATGGAGGATTGGAAGGAGATGAACTGGTATCATGGGAACCGCTTGAATCAGTGCGATACGTAATTGAGCGCAGAAAGTAATTGGGCAGGAGTTGATATTTTGAAACATCCTCTTGCCCTTTGTTGTTTTTTCATAACTCTGGTAAAATTATCTAATGAGTCAGAATGTCATTGCTCAATATTTTGTTTGGCATTTTTATGATGTGCCAAAAGAACTCGGCAAGGCGTGGAAAAATTATCTCCGCTCTTATTTGAGTTTCTTTTCCATTGTTGCGTTGGTCAGAACTCTTTTCGCTCCATGGCACGGTTATCAATGGTCTTATGGCAGGGGATTCAGTTTTTCCAGATATGCAGAAACACTTGTCTCAAATACTTTTGCCAGAGTTTTAGGAGCGATAATAAGGATTTTTCTGATCATTTTTGGCGTCATATTTGAAGCCATTATTTTCTTTTTAGGGGCAATCGTTTTTTTCGGCTGGATTTTATTACCGGCAATCATAGTCATATTTTTCGTTTATGGTATTAAATTTCTATTTTAATGTTTAATTTTGATTTCCAAAAAACAGCGATATTCAGGGCAATGCGGATTTCCGAAGGTCTTTTTGCCTCAATGATTTCAGGGCTTAAGGCGATTTTCTTTGTTGTTTCTGTCTGTTCAGCTTTTATATTTATCTTTGCCAACACCGGGGCAGGATTAGGAGATGAATACGATTTTCTTCTTGGTTTTTCTTTAGTTTTCTTTAGTTTTGGAATTATTTGTTTTTTGATAAGCAGTTTTATAAAAACAAAAATTAGTAATCCAAAAATCCCAGAAATAACGCCAGTGGTCAATATAGCAGAATTCTTAAGTATTGATACTGCCAGAGGACTTGATTATGCCATCAAGTTTTCAAAGAAAAAGAATATCTTTCCCATAAATACCAGCATATTTCTTTATTTTCTTTTGAAGGAAAACCCTAAACTGAATTTTATTTTATCGCGTTTATTGATAGACATTGAAGCGTTGGGCCGTAAATTAACAGAACATTTTTCAGCGCAGAAAAGTCAAGATAGTTTGAGCCATGGCATTTATTCCCAGAAATTTGAACAATCCATGAAAGATGCTTTTGAAATCGCCCAAAGCAAAAAACATAAACATATTGAGCCGGGAGATATGTTTTTTGCCTTGGCGAAAAATGAACCCACACTGGGCTTGTTTTTACTGGAAGCGGATTTGAGGCCAAATGATGTAAGAAATGCGGTGATATGGTGGGAGGAAGAAGAGGATAAAAAGAAAAGGCGAAAAAGGTTTTGGGATTATGATAATTTAGCCCGGAAAGGGAGCATAGGCAGGAGTTGGTCAAGCGGGTATACAATCACTCTTGACGAGTATGCAATTGATTATAATCAGTTGGTGCTTAATGAATGGATAGAAACAGTTATTGGTTATGAAAAAGAAATTGAGCAAGTGGAAAGCACTTTATCCAGTCCAGCAATGAATAATGTTCTTTTGGTCGGTGAGCCGGGAGTGGGAATGGAAAATGTTATTAAGGCAATAGCTGTAAAAAGCAACAAGGGACAAAGTTTACAGTCAGTAAATTACAATAGGGTCTTGGAATTGAAAATTCCTCAATTGCTTGCCCAGATGCAGAATCTGGACCAAGTGGAAGATGTTTTGGATAAGATTTTTAAAGAGGCGCTAAATGCGGGAAATGTAATTTTGGTTATTGATGAATTTCATAATTTTGTAGGCAGAGAGCCGGCTCCTGGCAAAGTAGATATCTCCGGCCTTATATCCTCATATTTAAAGTTTCCTGAATTCAAAATTATTGCGATTGCCAGTTATGCCGGTCTTCATAAGAATATTGAAGAAAATCCAACTATTTTAAATCTTTTTTCCAAAGTGGAAATCCAGGAGCCAACACCACAGGAAACAATGAGAATGCTGCAGAAGATGGCGCCTGTGCTGGAAGCCAAATACCATAAATTTATAACCTATCCTGCCCTGAAACAAATTCTGGAATTGACAGGGAGATACATAGCAGATGTGCCGTTCCCGAAAAAAGCAATTGAAGTTCTGGAGGAAGCGATGGTGAAA
The Patescibacteria group bacterium genome window above contains:
- the mltG gene encoding endolytic transglycosylase MltG, whose protein sequence is MKKAILIFIIFALLIFIFARIQIYVPLSADSAERIFRAEAGDSLAEIAVNLKNQDFIRGDVFFSIYVYLQGKESALKAGDYLISSSMSIKEIADKIISGETEGLKITIIEGWNIMDIAEYLEDKGICQPESFLRVVNSLDGLVEEFDFLSDKPERNNLEGYLFPDTYWVKPIANPEEIVRILLTNFGKKITTEMRTEIQSQGKTIFEIIIMASIIEKEVAIEQDREIVSGIFWKRLKNHYPLQSCSTVAYALGIDKWRYSVEDTQIESPYNTYKYAGLPAGPISNPGLSAIKAAIYPKESNYNYFMSKPDGETIFSRTLQEHNLAIQKYLK
- the rplJ gene encoding 50S ribosomal protein L10; translated protein: MPLTKQKKKQIVETVKENLEKQKAMVFVNFSGLKFSDLVNLRKKLREAGAKFIVVKKTLAQLAFKEKNLDFPKEKLGNEIALIFGFEDEIAPVKTAYQFSQEQNMLKLIGGYISDGTKSEFMSAEEVIALAQLPSKQELFAKLVGTLSAPVSGFVTVQRQLIKGLMCVLEAIAEKQ
- a CDS encoding ATP-dependent Clp protease ATP-binding subunit; protein product: MFNFDFQKTAIFRAMRISEGLFASMISGLKAIFFVVSVCSAFIFIFANTGAGLGDEYDFLLGFSLVFFSFGIICFLISSFIKTKISNPKIPEITPVVNIAEFLSIDTARGLDYAIKFSKKKNIFPINTSIFLYFLLKENPKLNFILSRLLIDIEALGRKLTEHFSAQKSQDSLSHGIYSQKFEQSMKDAFEIAQSKKHKHIEPGDMFFALAKNEPTLGLFLLEADLRPNDVRNAVIWWEEEEDKKKRRKRFWDYDNLARKGSIGRSWSSGYTITLDEYAIDYNQLVLNEWIETVIGYEKEIEQVESTLSSPAMNNVLLVGEPGVGMENVIKAIAVKSNKGQSLQSVNYNRVLELKIPQLLAQMQNLDQVEDVLDKIFKEALNAGNVILVIDEFHNFVGREPAPGKVDISGLISSYLKFPEFKIIAIASYAGLHKNIEENPTILNLFSKVEIQEPTPQETMRMLQKMAPVLEAKYHKFITYPALKQILELTGRYIADVPFPKKAIEVLEEAMVKTTTEKGGWILPEDIDKIVSRKTEIPVGKIETEEKEILLNLEGLIHQRIINQEEAVREVSTALRRARAKLKERKGPMGGFLFLGPTGVGKTETSKALSEIYFGSEEKMIRLDMSEFQSQEDIPRLMGFSGTEGLLTTPVRENPFSLILLDEIEKAHPNILNLFLQVLDDGRITDGLGRRIDFKNAIIIATSNAGYEVILDALKNNLDFSIVKEKLLDKLFDQRIFRPEFINRFDAVVLFKPLSKENLLDIAQLMFGKIQEGLIEKNIDFIITQELKEKIVELGYDITFGARNLKRVIQDKVENVLAEALLKDEIKRGDRIEVDPKRFKIKILD
- a CDS encoding ABC transporter permease, which encodes MAEIKEYFIIAIRNIKTRRLRSWLTILGIVVGIFLVITLISLSSGLQNSIMKQLNALGGEIIMVMPGSLENLMMTMAGGQKLSKEDIQAVKDIRNVDVALQTDQKSQFVRFNNIQKSVYLIGLPFDEGKDFFTNFQGWDLREGDWPTPGKRELIAGSIVAGEDFFGEELHAGDTLVVNGRKFKVKGILHSVGSREDDTAIYVDWPIYQEVTGDRTGDAFAIMVKPKEGILPDDLAEEIEEVLDEVRKRKRGEDVSDFSVMTSEKMGSIVGGVMGAIQAAVFLFAAISIFVGGLSITNAMYTAVRERTREIGVMKAIGATNKAIITIFLIESGIIGLVGGAGGVIFGLTVAKIVEYYAKGDSAFGLEAYISPQLIIFGLLFSFFVGCMAGYFPARRAAKLKPTEALRSYE
- the pcm gene encoding protein-L-isoaspartate O-methyltransferase gives rise to the protein MSLINDLIKQGWLKTPEIIKAFQAINRKDFLGDDYKEMAEVNEALPIGLGQTISQPLVVAFMLEKLEPKSGHKILDIGSGSGWTSALLAHIVGDKGKVIGIEIIPELKEFGERNARKYGFIEQDKLEFIIGDGRKGYPQEAPFDRILCSASAESVPSAWGEQVEINSKIVMPINNSICVFTKKANGSFEKQEYQGFVFVPLVKK
- a CDS encoding DJ-1/PfpI family protein; its protein translation is MGKIAIIISFRNFRDEEYFIPKDIFLGAGFEVITVSSQKGTAIGGSGGEAEIDITFDEIDISQLDAVVFVGGPGAYKYIDDEQVLEIIRKANQQGKLLAAICIAPAIFAHAGVLRGKRATVWSSIMDKKPIKVLQENGAEYLDKSVVCDGNIITANGPYSAEEFGKSIVQHLTNNPKSVII
- a CDS encoding ABC transporter ATP-binding protein, which codes for MEKSIIRLQDVWKVYQLGNVEVTALHGVNFQVESGCFVTIMGPSGSGKSTLLNMIGCLDTPSKGKIFLDEEDTSIFSESKLSQIRGKKIGFIFQQFNLLHNLTALENVMLPMVFQSIPQEKRKNRAEHLLDLVGLKSRMSHLPAELSGGERQRVAIARAFSNEPELVIADEPTGNLDSHSGKKVMEMLTKFHQEEKGTLVVVTHDPMIAEYSEQIINIKDGQIIKNHSQAEDVLWQK
- the rplL gene encoding 50S ribosomal protein L7/L12; amino-acid sequence: MAEDTKEDKKEEVVVPEKFAKIVKEIEDMKVVDLAELVKVFEKKFGVSAAAPVVMAAAPAAAGAGAEEEKSEYDIILKTVGDKKIDVIKAVRDVTAQGLKEAKDMVDAAATEPQMIKEKAKKEEAEEIKKKFEAAGATIELK